The following is a genomic window from Bdellovibrionota bacterium.
TATAAAGTTCTTGCACGCCCTTAGCAGCGTACTTGTGAAAACGTTCGAGGTCTACGGTGTCACCTTTTCTAAAGATCAATGTGAATTTGTCGTCACTGATTTTGACATACACGCCAAAGGGTAACTCTCCCGACATAGACAGGATGTTATCAATACTAATTTGTGAATAGTCTTTAACTAGCGACAAAATTTACCTCTAGATTAACATTAATTAACATTTCGGTTTTTATACCACTGAATTGAAGTCCAGTTGGTTTGTTGATTGTCTCGAAATGAGAATAACCCATGTCTAGGACTTTATGTTGTATTGCCCTCAATGAATGTCTCGACTAAGGTTAAAAATATTCCGATAATAGGCTATGCAACAGAGTTCTAAAGCCTCTCAAAAACCCACACCGCTATTTTTAGATCCAGCCAAGGTGGGAGCTTCTTTAAAGGAAGTGGGTATTGATTATCAGGAGATCGAATCCAAACAAATTGAAACCAGATGGTTTAGGGATCAGATTTCTGAGACCGATGTTTTTGTTTGGATGAATAAAGATCGCAGAATGATTAAGCAGCAAGTGTCCGTGATGGGGCTTTTGACAGAGTGGAATATTTTGGATGGAGTGAGAACGGGCGTCATCCTTGAGAGTGAAATGAGTTCTAAAGACCTGGCGCAAAACGGACTCACTCCGGATGATACTGCCAGTGAAGCGATTCATTTTGACAGAAATCCACAGCAGAGAACTGTGGATATTTCTATTTCAATTTTAAAAAACATGACATGTGTCGAGCCGGAATTAAAAGAATTGATGCTCAGACAGTTCAATCAAGGATTGGGATTCTCTGGGTTTCCCATTTTAGGTTCCCAGAGCTTGGGATCTAATAGTTTGCTCGGTGAGTCTTTGTGGAGTGGGTCATTGTTTTCTAGATTCAAAAACTTCATCTTATCTTGCTTTAAGAAATAAAATCTGAAAAGATGTTTGAGTCATGAAAACATCTTGGTTCTTCTTTAGAAAATTCCTATTTTCCAAAAATGCAGGCTCTGTGACAAAGGCCATTGCTTGGCTTTCACTATTGGGAATTGGGGTGAGCACGATGGCAATGGTTGTTGTGACGAGCGTGATGGGTGGATTTGGAAATGCCATCGAAGATCGTTTGATCAATTTCGAACCGCACCTTATCGTCAAAGCCAAAACCGATGACATTCGTTTAGAAAAAAACATGCTCACAGATCTAGCAGCGGATCTAAAAAAGAAAACAAAGCTCAATGCATTCTTGTTTGATCAAGAGCAAATTGTTTTAAGAACACCCAGTGGACATTACAGTGGAGCGATTGCCAAAGGCTTAGAGGAAAAATCTTTACAGCACTTTATCGAAGCTTCAAGACTATTTGGTCAAAATAAAATCAAAAAATTCTCATGGGATCAAACACCGGAATCCCAAATGGTAATTACAAACCAAGACATTATGATTGGTTCGGAGCTTGCGTATCAAACAGGAGTTTTTGTAGGAGATCAAATTGTTTTAACTCCACCGGAATCCTTGATCTTGCCACCGGGAGAGCTTCCTCAGTTTGTAAAGATGAGCGTAGCAGATATTATCCGAACCAGTGTTCAAAGCATTGATTCTCAAGTCGTGATTTATAAAAAAAGAGAAAAGGGAAAACTTTTTAGGGATTCAATCAGCTTAGAATCGCTCTTGGAAGTTTATCTCGATAATCACAAAGATCTCGATGCCGTTGTGGCGCAAATTGGTCTGATAAATTCTAAAGGTAAGAAATACCAAGTGGAAACGTGGAGAGAAAGAAACTCTTCGCTCTTTTATTCTTTAAAAATGGAAAAGCTTTTGATCAGTTTCTTTTTATTTTTATCGGTTTTAATTGGATGTTTTACGATCGTAACAGTTTTGGTTTTATTGGCGACACAAAAAAGAAAAGACATTGGCGTGCTTTTGACTTTAGGAATGAAGAAAAAAGATCTGGTGCGCGTATTTACACAGATTGGATTTTTGCTTTCCGGGGCGGGAGTTTTACTTGGGTTCTTGGTGGGCCTTGCGATTTGCATAATTTTGGCGAAATTCCAATTTATCAATCTTCCTGACGTTTATTATGACAGAACAATCCCAGTGCAGTTCAACGTGAAGGAATACCTCTGGATTTTGGGCATTACCTTCACCATTAGCTATTTGAGCGCTCGCTATCCTGCGCGCCTGATCACATCGTTTCAACCTCAGGATATTTTGCGTAAATCTTGAAAGACAATTTCAGACTTTAGTCCTGTTGTTCGATTGTCTATAAAACGATACAATTATTGTTAGGGGAGAACACTTTAATGAAGATCTTTATCTTATCAGTTTTAGTGATATTTTTAAATATATCCGAAGCCAGCGCTCAAAGCATGTTAGATTCAGTTTTGCATCCAGTATGTTCAAAAAATCCGCTGAGTTATTCGGCAATTACGAATTGTCCCAAGAAGTTTCCCGTGAAGGCCATAGCAAAATTATTTGATGCTGAACTCGATAAAGTAATTAAAGTATCTGCAAGTCCAAACTTCAGTGAGTTAGAAGTATTCCGCAAAGATGTTAATGAAGAGTCAGGTGAAGGCTACACTAAGTTTCAAACTGTTGATTATGCATTTTATATCAAAACCGATAAAAATAATAAAGTACTTCAATTCCAGCAAGGTGTAGAAGGTTCTGATTGTTTTTATAAGTATAAAATTGATTATGTTGGAAAAAAGAGATTTTGTAATGCAGAACCTGTGAAAATTAGCGATCCAGTTACGAAAACACAATTGGCATGTCAGGCTACCCGCGCAAGAGATCCAATCAAAAATCCTAAAAGAACTGAAAAATCATGTGATGTATTTTTAGAGGCAATATTGAGCTGCTCTAAAGACAAAAAGTCTACGTCCCAATGTTCTCGCCAATTTATGGCAATGCTAGATAAA
Proteins encoded in this region:
- a CDS encoding FtsX-like permease family protein encodes the protein MKTSWFFFRKFLFSKNAGSVTKAIAWLSLLGIGVSTMAMVVVTSVMGGFGNAIEDRLINFEPHLIVKAKTDDIRLEKNMLTDLAADLKKKTKLNAFLFDQEQIVLRTPSGHYSGAIAKGLEEKSLQHFIEASRLFGQNKIKKFSWDQTPESQMVITNQDIMIGSELAYQTGVFVGDQIVLTPPESLILPPGELPQFVKMSVADIIRTSVQSIDSQVVIYKKREKGKLFRDSISLESLLEVYLDNHKDLDAVVAQIGLINSKGKKYQVETWRERNSSLFYSLKMEKLLISFFLFLSVLIGCFTIVTVLVLLATQKRKDIGVLLTLGMKKKDLVRVFTQIGFLLSGAGVLLGFLVGLAICIILAKFQFINLPDVYYDRTIPVQFNVKEYLWILGITFTISYLSARYPARLITSFQPQDILRKS